In the Sus scrofa isolate TJ Tabasco breed Duroc chromosome 7, Sscrofa11.1, whole genome shotgun sequence genome, one interval contains:
- the SLA-DMB gene encoding MHC class II, DM beta precursor: MPCISPEQSMSALLQLLLGLSLGCTGAGGFVAHVESTCLLDDEGTPQDFTYCISFNKDLLTCWDPQETRMVPCEFGALNALATYFSVYLNQQEKLLQRLSNGLQNCATHTQPFWKSLTHRTQPPSVQVAKTTPFNTRESVMLACYVWGFYPADVIITWRKNGQPVLPHGKAHMITQPNGDWTYQTVSHLATTPSYGDTYTCVVEHIGVPEPILQDWTSGLSPVQTVKISVSVATLGLGLIIFSLGLLSCQRSVAPGYIFLPGTTYPEGQHIS; the protein is encoded by the exons ATGCCCTGTATCTCCCCGGAGCAGAGCATGAGTGCcctcctgcagctgctcctgggcCTCAGCCTGGGCTGCACCGGAGCAG GTGGCTTTGTGGCCCACGTGGAAAGCACCTGTCTGTTGGATGATGAGGGGACTCCACAGGATTTCACGTATTGCATCTCCTTCAACAAGGACTTGCTGACCTGTTGGGATCCCCAGGAGACCCGTATGGTCCCTTGTGAATTTGGAGCGCTGAATGCGTTGGCCACATATTTCTCTGTTTACCTCAACCAGCAGGAAAAACTGCTCCAGCGCTTGTCCAATGGGCTCCAGAACTGTGCCACACACACCCAACCCTTCTGGAAATCACTGACCCACAGGACAC AGCCGCCGTCTGTGCAAGTGGCCAAAACCACTCCTTTTAACACGAGGGAGTCTGTGATGCTGGCCTGCTATGTGTGGGGCTTCTATCCAGCTGATGTGATCATCACGTGGAGGAAGAATGGGCAGCCAGTCCTTCCTCATGGCAAGGCCCATATGATCACCCAGCCCAACGGAGACTGGACATACCAGACCGTCTCCCATTTGGCTACAACCCCCTCTTACGGGGACACCTACACCTGTGTGGTGGAGCACATTGGGGTTCCTGAGCCCATCCTTCAGGACTGGA CTTCTGGGCTGTCCCCAGTGCAGACAGTGaagatttctgtgtctgtggcgACTCTGGGCCTGGGCCTCATCATCTTCTCCCTTGGTTTGCTCAGCTGCCAGAGATCTGTTGCCCCAG gCTACATTTTCCTCCCGGGGACCACTTATCCAGAAG GTCAGCACATTTCCTAG